In the genome of Lathyrus oleraceus cultivar Zhongwan6 chromosome 4, CAAS_Psat_ZW6_1.0, whole genome shotgun sequence, the window CCCTTTTAATATAAAGATTCTCTCACTATAATCCCTGAGTATACTATTTGTTAATGTGGCTTATATAAGTGTCATTTAATAtagttttttattattttttaaaaatccATGTTCCCAAATAgtaaaaaataatttaaaaaaatttcaagtggctttttattttttaaaaatttcaggtggcatttttttaattttattttttaactttgtttttaaaatatattttttaatttttttttattatgagGGAGGTAAATCAAAAGTCGCCCACGTTGAAAAAACTTCTAATTTTTGCTACTAATGGGATATAAACTCATTACATAAGCTTATTAAATGAGATTCTTAATCACATGGCTAATATTCCTTTTCTTTATAATACTTACATGTTAAATATATAATACATAGTAGTTTATCTTTTGACATTTATTTTTACTTTCCATTCTCTCCGAATTTTATATACCTCTACCAAAATACAACAAAAGAACATTAGTATCAATTAACTCAAATCCAAATGGCGTAATCAATATCTAGTTTCCtataagaaaataaaattaatagAATAAATCAAAATATTATCGGTACATACCAGGAAAAAAGTTTATATTTTGATAGAAAGAAAATCAGAGATAATGCAAAAGAAAACTTTCAATTCAGCATCTAAAGACAGATTTAACAAAACATATATATTATACATATCAGAAAAATGCTAGAGAAATTCCTCTTTATCTTTCAATATATGAAAATTTAACATAAAAATAAAGATGCAAGCTTCAGAGTTGCAATATAGTGCATCCTTGAACATCCATACATGCACATAAGTcaatttaattaattaacttaaCTATCACCAAGTACACCTCATAACTGTCAAGTTGCAATTACGTAAATTCATAAAGCTGAACgataaaaaaatagaaattaaattaaataagtaACACTTTGAACAAATTCTCGATGGATTGTGAATAAAAATGGACAGGGAGTGAAACTTGCATGTGTGAATTGGGTTTCTCATTTAGATATTGTTGTGGCGGAAGGACTCAGTAAAAAGCATGTTGATGAAATTTCAAAAGGAATAAAGAGCATGGACTTTAACTGTGTTAGGCTAATTTGGTCAACTCTTCTTGCCATTGATGAAACTATTTCTAATTTAAAGGTTAGACAATCATTGCAGAACCATGGCCTCGAAGATTCTATTGATGGTTTTCAATTCAATAATTCTTCCATTATTGATCTTACATTCATTCAAACTTTTCAGGTACTACCAATTCAATTATTATTTGTTTCTTAATTCAATTTATTAATTATTCTTTCACTCATTCCGATTCGTTAATAATCTAAGAATGATCATGGTTTCGAGTTGGATTCAAACCTTAAATTAACAATTATCTAtcttaaaaaaattaaaaaattaaataataataataataataataatagagGGACATTATGATTATGATGTCATTTCATTTTATTGAATATATGAGTGAAAAAACAATAGAGTTGgaatttaattttatttaattgatATTAATGTTCTTTTGTTGTGTTGTTGTAGAAGTAGCTAGAATTTTGAGAGAATGGACAGTGAAAATAAATGTCAAAAAATAAGCTACTATGCATTATATACTTAACAtataaatattataaataaaagGAATATTAGTCCAATGATTAAGAATCTCATTTAATAAGCTTAGGTAGTGAATTCAAATTCCATTGGTAGCAAAAACTAGAATTTTTTTCAATGTTTTACTATCCAAAACAACAAAATTAGTAGCAAAACCTAGATTTTTTTCAATATTTTACTATCCAAAACAGCAAAATTATATTTTACCCCCTATAATGTGATCGACTTTTGATTTACCCCCTcgtaataattttttttttaatttcacgtggggtttaaaaataaataaataaaaaaagccatgtgaaattattttaaatttttgtttactatttgttgacgtgaatttaaaaaataaaaataaaaaatcaaattaaatgaCACATATACAAGTCACGTCAGCAAGTAGTGCACCCATGAGTCATAGAGAGAAAATCTTTGCATTAGAAGggagaaataaaaaaaaaatcttttacACAGAAGTAAATCAAATATCGCTTACACTGCAAGGGATGTTGTCTATTTAACAAAATATGCATTGACTATTCTATCTGCACATATATTCCCCTCTCTGAAAATGTGAGATATCTTGAATCTAAAGGATGATATAGTGTGTAAAGTATTCTTCCATTTAATTAAAAGATGACAACAAAAATATTGAATCGATTTTAAGCCAAAGACTTCTCCAACTCTTCTTGTTAGCATATTCGATAACAAGTATGATTTAATGCAATTCGACTTGAAAGGagcactacgccaaaaatgacttttaacagcgcatcttagacagcgcttttaaaagaaagcgctgtctaaggttaaaattaaaataaaacacggaaaatgttccaaaaaaataatgaaagcgctgtctaagggggggtcttagacagcgctttctaaaagcgctgtctaagaccccccccttagacagcgcttttagaaagcgcttttaaatatagaccttagtcagcgcttttgataaagcgctgtctaaagtctttaaattaaaaaaaaaattaaaaccaaaagcgctgtctaagggggggtttagaaagcgcttttggaaagcgctgtctaaggcataccttagaaagcgctttccacaaaagcgctgtctaaggtctaattaaaataaaatttcagacttCTATTTTCGTTCTCAGTCTAAGGCATGGAATTGGTAGGGTTTGTCACGATGGCGGAAGAACCACAATACGCCCTAAAACGCAAATACGAAGACCAACCCACCGCCACTGACATTCAACTCGAAGTCGCAAACGCTAAACAGAAAGCTCAAGAAGCCGCCGCTCGGCTCCTCAGTGTCACCGGCGGCACTCCTCCACTTTCCTTCGATCCTAAACGTTCCAAGTCCGATAATGGTGCTCCTCAATCTGGCTTCGATTCTTACGATTTGAAGCCGCAATATTCAGCTGGTTCTTATGGTGGTTCTAGTAAGAAGATTGAGATACCTAATGGTAGGGTTGGGGTTCTTATTGGGAAAGGAGGTGAGACTATTAAGTATCTTCAGTTGCAGTCTGGGGCTAAGATTCAGGTTACTCGTGATATGGATGCGGATCCTAATTCTACTACGAGGATGGTTGAGCTTATGGGTACTTCTGATGCTGTTGCTTCTGCTGAGAAACTTATCAATGAAGTCCTTGCTGAGGTTTGTTTTAAATTTTCTCTAATTATGTTGTGGAATCACTGTAACTTTGGCCTGTTAGTGAAATATCACTGGTTAGAGTTATTTTCAACTGATTTTGtaaatgcaatgtgaaatgtttAATGATAAATTTGCTTAAATTATATTGGAATTAGTGCGCTCTGTATCCTGCCAGGGAAAATTCACTGATAAGA includes:
- the LOC127138633 gene encoding uncharacterized protein LOC127138633, with the protein product MAEEPQYALKRKYEDQPTATDIQLEVANAKQKAQEAAARLLSVTGGTPPLSFDPKRSKSDNGAPQSGFDSYDLKPQYSAGSYGGSSKKIEIPNGRVGVLIGKGGETIKYLQLQSGAKIQVTRDMDADPNSTTRMVELMGTSDAVASAEKLINEVLAEAEAGASAGGGTRRMAAQSGGDEFSMQIPNNKVGLIIGKGGETIKSMQASTGARIQITFNVKHQLRMEDRIWIQLQSGSEFRCGGFSENRRVITAVVTWRSGHARGK